CTTAACGGAGATTaccaattaatgatgtcttctccgatcgcacgggtcgtctcaaagatgcgttttcgaagactggtccattcagtggcgcgatgagagatcgttgctccaaacgcccactgtagctgtcgtccttactgtatttactgagcttactttactttgtACATAatgtcttcacaagcacacacacacatgaagggggggggggggtcccatgtctttgaaatacatgtatagcgtttgcttaaactaccgatatttattatcgatcgcgtgacgtagaggaaagcagaagcttgccccccccccctcggtcggtccggtgaaccccccccccccccgaaaaacatttctggctacgcccctgtcgcttactaacgaaattaacaagcatggtgtcacgcgcgcacaggcatacatgaacacacctcattcgatgaccgcggacactcgcttgTCAAAACGATGGAGTGAGGAAAAGTGAaagcagcagcgatcgaattgaccttcgcgctgcctgtcgcttcaacgtgaattaagcggtgagaacacagcgcagaCAAAGTTATTAGCCTTCGGCTAGTCTGGactgtgtccccatcgcagatcgctttcaaaatagggcctgCGCAACCGCGCCGcatgcagccgccgccggagtaaaacgctcgccggtgccttgcgcgcgatgcaagacggcgcgcttcctccccaccttctaaccttgcgcgcgcgagatcgagccaccaatTTCGACTcacactcgcacgctttcactcgcacccacagcatacggcgcgcagccatgACGTTATCACATTGGACTATATGCGGAACATAACGGCGGCGGTAGattgcgcctggagtgtccatgtaattgatatcgcaataaaggcAACGTCTAGTCGAACAATAAGTTCCACCGCTGTCAACATACACTTGCTTGTTACCATTTGGAATCGTGCCTTAGGGTAGATCCATTACTGGCACTGATTACCGACTGAATAAATGTTTGCCAAACAGATACACTTCTGTATTTATTGTTATGCTTCCTAAAACTGTTGGGCTATTTGGTTCACACATTATTATGGTGGCGTTAAATTGAAGATATGACGAGGTAGGAAAGCGCATCTCCCGCTACTAAGTTTATATGGAGAGCGCAGTTCACTTTTTCAAGGAGGTTGCCAGAGTGTGAATTTGGTGGACCAGTTCGGACATTCTTTGAAAAGCGATATTCGATCCGTATAAACGCAGAAGTTGCCGCATTTTCTTGGCCGTGTCTTTATACTGTTTCGCGTATTTTACGCAATACCAAATTTATGCCGTGTAATCATGACGTTATGAACAAAAAAGGCGAGTTTTACGCTAATTTGACCTTCCAAGCAATGGCTACCGGTTGTGGAAGCATACGGATATTTGCAAATGCCGCAGCGGCGTCTGCCTTCTGCCGTGGTTTGCTGTTTTATGACTACACGGACCCGAGCATATAGGGGTTCTGCAAAGAAAGCCCATATTATAATCACTATTTCATGCTCTTCGCAGGGGGGACGCGCCTAGGCCGGTAGAAGCTTGCCAGCCATGTTTCAATTAATCGACGGCGAGCGCTACATCTTCTTTCGTGATCCAGACAAAGTGCGAGAGGCACTGCGGTTCCAGCCACGGGACGGAGACATCATAGAGGTTGCGTACCCAAAGTGCGGCATGCAGCTGATGCAGCAGATGATGCAACTAATCGTACACGACGGGCATTGCGCCAAAGACCTGCGCGAGTTCAGTTCGAGGGCGCCCTTTCTGGAGGACTGCGGTGGAAACTGGCCAGGAGAGAAGTCTTGCGCTCGGCTCTTCCGAACCCACATCCGCTTGGGTAGGATAGCCGTCAGCACCGATGCCAAGTACGTGTACGTTGCACGTAACCCATGGGACGCTTGCTACTCGCAGTACGTCATGAACCAGAAAATGCCGCTTCGCCCAATGCGAGAAACATTCGACGAGTTTCTAGACATGTTCCTCGAAGGCTCCCTCACAAATGGCTGCTACTTCCAGCACGTTCTCTCTGGCTACACGAGAAGAAAGGAGCCTAACGTCTTCTTCACGACCTACGAAAGCATGATGCGCGACACTGCAGCGACCGTGCTAGATTTGGCTGACTTTCTTGGGGAGAAGTATGCCGAAAGGTGCGTTCAGTGCTGCTGCTTTTGTCACTTCGTTGAAATTATCCGTATTTAGTGATCGACTTGTACAATCGGATTTGTTTTGAAGCTTCTACTTAGCAGTAGTGTGTACCTGACTTTCTAATGCCCGAAAGGAAGGTAAACTAATTTTATAGATTGTGCGTCTTTGTTTCACTCGAATTATGCCAGACTCAAGGCGCGTCAGCACTGCCGCCAGCGCCATGCTGAAGTATTGAGCGTGGACAGTTAGAAGGTCTTTAGAGGCGCGCACACCGTTTGGCTGTAAAAAGTACTCGGCCAAGCGAATGCAGAGTCACGCTATGCTCACTGCTCTACCGGAGCCTGGGTAGCACGTTCTGAATTCCGCTGCCTGAATGAACATGGCGCGAGCACACATTAGCGTTAGTGCTCATGAACTGTGTGCGTATGCCACACCGTGATGCATATGATTTGAGCAGAACAGATAACAAACGTAAGATACATCTGTCTAATCCTTTCAGTTGGCGCTGAAAAACACCGACCGTTTTCTGTTGGTATCGTGCACCATCGATGTGCGGCGCCTGTAAAGCCGCTGCCTGTGTTGCTCTACACTGCAACTGTTCTCTCGCGTACCGTGTGAAGACCCCCCAGCGCAACATTGAACCTTGCTGTTGCTTCGTCCTCAGGCCAAATTGCAAATTTTCTGATGACATAGTTCAAGTGAAGCTACAGTTAGTCACTATGCTTGGCCCAGATAAGTCACTAAGATTGGTCCATTAGCTTGGCCCAGGTTTAAATTCTTGTAGTTATGGACGCTGCAATATTAGCAAATAGGTTGTGCATATTGAACATGGGAGCGCTATAGTAGCAGGAAAAAAGCCGTCATTGTAAAATACCTTATTCATAAAAAGGCTAACTTTTAGGCTTGCTTTTTTATTCTAACAAATGTTTTCCTTACTTCGAATGCGACTACATCACGTTCTCCCTTACACTTGTTCAATTGAATTTTGTTCCTCCATAGGTTGCGGAAGGACAATGGGCTTCTCGCTACGATTGTACGGCATAGTACACCTGAGTTCCTGCGAAGTTTTCTTGAGATTGAAACTCGTGAAATGGTTGCCATGATGTTCCGCAGCCCAGCACTTGCTTCCTCTGCGCTAAACGAACCCGATGTCGGAGATGGAACTTTCAGTCTGGTGTGCCGGCCTGAAGTTGGAGTCTGGAAAGAAGCTTTCACGCAAGAGCAACTGCGAAGAACCGTGGCAAAAATCGAGGAATCTGTCGGAAAGAATTTCGTGCCTGATTTGTGGAATAACGACTGGCACGAGGTTCTGCAAGCAGTGTTGTGAAAGTTCAATCAAATGTTCGCTTAGGGTTTGCACCAAATTTCACAGCAATGAGTTGTACTTGCATCACGGTCTAAGAAATACACTTCAGGTGTTGATACTACGCCCAACGGCGTGACcagatcgtgttcgctgtagccacgccccatcggcccccccccccccccccccccaacaaggGGCAGTGTCTTACACAACAAGgggccaggggcgtagccagggggggggggttgggggggttcaaaccccccccccgaaattttttccgtaacccccccccctcccccgcccacttacccaccctttgttctcgtcgcttcgcgctgacataattcaagaaaccggtgctactatcacaatttcattcctgggcgcttccgttcgggttggtaatttacagtgaatcatgtctgcatatggaaaaaaagtgacacggtgtttctcaaggctttgacactctgtgaggttttgggcgagaatgtggcggccgcattctgaagcaacaaatgcgcaacaaatgtagcaacaaatgtggcagccgcattttagatgaaggcgcaAATGCTCGAGGCcggtttacttagatttaggtgcacgttaaagaccccaggtggtcgaaatttccggtatacatttccgccgcttcccttcaggtgccggttaagccgcg
This region of Dermacentor silvarum isolate Dsil-2018 chromosome 5, BIME_Dsil_1.4, whole genome shotgun sequence genomic DNA includes:
- the LOC119453662 gene encoding sulfotransferase ssu-1, which codes for MFQLIDGERYIFFRDPDKVREALRFQPRDGDIIEVAYPKCGMQLMQQMMQLIVHDGHCAKDLREFSSRAPFLEDCGGNWPGEKSCARLFRTHIRLGRIAVSTDAKYVYVARNPWDACYSQYVMNQKMPLRPMRETFDEFLDMFLEGSLTNGCYFQHVLSGYTRRKEPNVFFTTYESMMRDTAATVLDLADFLGEKYAERLRKDNGLLATIVRHSTPEFLRSFLEIETREMVAMMFRSPALASSALNEPDVGDGTFSLVCRPEVGVWKEAFTQEQLRRTVAKIEESVGKNFVPDLWNNDWHEVLQAVL